A window from Streptomyces sp. NBC_00271 encodes these proteins:
- a CDS encoding esterase/lipase family protein, giving the protein MLPWKRLLRPLTALLLTAVVAVVPAATAHAAAPSSGWNDYSCKPSATHPRPVVLVHGTFANSIDNWLTFAPYLVNRGYCVFSLDYGQLPGVPLFNALGPIDKSAEQLQVFVDKVLTATGAAKADLVGHSQGGLMPRYYLKFLGGAAKVNTFVGIAPDNHGTTLDGLTNLLPYFPGAEDLLSAVTPALADQIVGSAFLTKLNAGGDTVPGVHYTVIATKYDEVVTPYRSQFLTGSDVHNVLLQDLCPVDLSEHAAIGLIDRIAFHEAANALDPAHATTTNCASVFS; this is encoded by the coding sequence ATGCTGCCCTGGAAGCGCCTGCTCAGACCCCTCACCGCACTGCTGTTGACCGCGGTGGTCGCCGTGGTCCCCGCCGCCACCGCCCACGCCGCCGCGCCGAGCAGCGGCTGGAACGACTACTCCTGCAAGCCCTCCGCCACCCATCCCCGCCCCGTCGTCCTCGTCCACGGCACCTTCGCCAACTCGATCGACAACTGGCTGACCTTCGCGCCCTACCTGGTGAACCGCGGGTACTGCGTCTTCTCCCTCGACTACGGGCAACTGCCCGGCGTCCCCCTCTTCAACGCCCTCGGCCCCATCGACAAGTCGGCCGAACAGCTTCAGGTATTCGTCGACAAGGTGCTCACCGCGACCGGCGCGGCCAAGGCCGACCTCGTCGGCCACTCGCAGGGCGGCCTGATGCCCCGCTACTACCTCAAGTTCCTCGGCGGAGCCGCCAAGGTGAACACCTTCGTGGGCATCGCGCCCGACAACCATGGCACCACCCTCGACGGCCTCACCAACCTGCTGCCGTACTTCCCGGGCGCCGAGGACCTGCTGTCGGCGGTCACACCCGCGCTCGCCGACCAGATCGTCGGCTCCGCCTTCCTGACCAAGCTCAACGCCGGCGGCGACACCGTCCCGGGCGTGCACTACACGGTGATCGCCACCAAGTACGACGAGGTGGTCACGCCGTACCGCTCACAGTTCCTCACCGGATCCGACGTCCACAACGTGCTGCTGCAGGACCTGTGCCCGGTCGACCTCTCCGAGCACGCGGCGATCGGCCTCATCGACCGGATCGCCTTCCACGAAGCGGCCAACGCCCTCGACCCGGCACACGCCACCACCACGAACTGCGCCTCCGTGTTCAGCTGA
- a CDS encoding MarR family winged helix-turn-helix transcriptional regulator: MENYEAMALTAALLAAAGDLTRRINDGVEARGFEVRPAHGFAFVRLAPDGATVTDLATHLGMTKQAASQLVDELVRKGYAERRPYPGDARARLVVLTERGWACTRAAEEAAADVVRAWAEVLGEGEVRVLCDRLMRIAPYGPIRPAW, encoded by the coding sequence GTGGAGAACTACGAGGCCATGGCCCTGACCGCCGCCCTGCTCGCCGCCGCGGGCGACCTGACACGGCGCATCAACGACGGCGTCGAAGCCCGTGGCTTCGAGGTGCGGCCCGCGCACGGCTTCGCGTTCGTCCGGCTCGCGCCGGACGGTGCGACGGTCACCGACCTCGCGACCCATCTGGGGATGACCAAGCAGGCCGCCAGTCAGCTCGTCGACGAGCTCGTGCGCAAGGGGTACGCCGAGCGGCGCCCGTATCCCGGTGACGCGCGCGCCCGCCTCGTCGTGCTGACCGAACGCGGCTGGGCCTGCACCCGTGCGGCGGAGGAGGCGGCCGCCGATGTCGTGCGGGCGTGGGCCGAGGTGCTCGGTGAGGGTGAAGTGCGCGTGTTGTGCGACCGATTGATGCGTATCGCGCCCTATGGTCCCATCAGGCCCGCTTGGTGA
- a CDS encoding cupin domain-containing protein, which translates to MPVIHPSDAVVHEMHGARFVSYARPGAGSKELCAWRGEIPAGTKAPLHTVSREEILHILEGELVITLDGRTERVTAGDTLIINPGATFGAENPTDRTVITWVTTPIGLTAELSDGTRITPPWAN; encoded by the coding sequence ATGCCCGTCATCCACCCGTCCGATGCCGTCGTCCACGAGATGCACGGCGCCCGCTTCGTCTCGTACGCCCGCCCCGGCGCCGGCAGCAAGGAACTGTGCGCCTGGCGGGGCGAGATCCCCGCCGGCACCAAGGCGCCCCTGCACACCGTCAGCCGCGAGGAGATCCTCCACATCCTCGAGGGCGAGCTGGTGATCACGCTCGACGGACGCACCGAGCGGGTCACCGCGGGCGACACGCTGATCATCAACCCCGGGGCGACCTTCGGCGCCGAGAACCCGACCGACCGGACCGTGATCACCTGGGTCACCACGCCCATCGGTCTGACGGCGGAGCTGTCCGACGGCACCCGCATCACCCCTCCGTGGGCCAACTGA
- a CDS encoding DNA polymerase Y family protein: MTILCVRFQLPPMYEAALPGLLGLLEEFTPVIEALPPDRALVDLRGAERYFGRTAVEFASLIRVRALALYGIDCAIGAGPGPMLARMALREAVPGVARVVPGEPDAVAEFLAERPVGALPGVGGATARTLCEYGLDTIGKVAAAPLSTLQRLTGARTGRELHEKASGIDRGRVVPNATSRSLATERPFSRDELDPALHRRALLSATEELGTRLRALEKVCRTLTLTVRYADRSSTTRSRTLKEPTAHSSALTATAYALYEALGLQRARVRAIGLRAEGLTPAEQASHQLTFDPVDEKVRRIEEVADRARAKFGPHAVMPGTLAA; the protein is encoded by the coding sequence ATGACCATCCTCTGCGTACGTTTTCAGCTGCCTCCGATGTACGAGGCCGCCCTGCCGGGGCTCCTCGGACTGTTGGAGGAGTTCACCCCCGTCATCGAGGCGCTGCCGCCCGACCGGGCGCTGGTCGATCTGCGGGGCGCCGAACGGTACTTCGGGCGGACCGCCGTGGAGTTCGCCTCGTTGATCCGGGTGCGGGCACTCGCCCTGTACGGGATCGACTGCGCGATCGGCGCCGGACCCGGGCCGATGCTCGCGCGGATGGCACTGCGGGAGGCCGTGCCCGGAGTGGCCCGGGTGGTGCCCGGGGAGCCGGACGCCGTCGCGGAGTTCCTCGCCGAGCGGCCCGTCGGCGCGCTGCCCGGGGTCGGCGGCGCCACCGCCCGCACCCTGTGCGAGTACGGCCTCGACACCATCGGCAAGGTCGCCGCCGCGCCCCTGTCCACGCTCCAGCGCCTGACCGGTGCCCGGACCGGCCGCGAACTGCACGAGAAGGCGTCCGGCATCGACCGCGGTCGGGTCGTCCCGAACGCCACCTCGCGCTCTCTCGCCACCGAACGCCCCTTCTCCCGCGACGAGTTGGACCCCGCCCTGCACCGCCGCGCGCTGCTCTCCGCCACCGAGGAGCTGGGCACCCGGCTGCGCGCCCTGGAGAAGGTCTGCCGCACCCTGACCCTCACCGTCCGCTACGCCGACCGCTCCTCGACCACCCGCAGCCGCACCCTCAAGGAGCCGACCGCCCACTCCTCGGCGCTCACCGCCACCGCGTACGCCCTGTACGAGGCGCTCGGCCTCCAGCGTGCCCGGGTCCGCGCGATCGGCCTGCGCGCCGAGGGCCTCACTCCCGCCGAACAGGCCTCCCACCAGCTGACCTTCGACCCCGTGGACGAGAAGGTCCGCCGCATCGAGGAGGTCGCGGACCGCGCGCGGGCGAAGTTCGGCCCGCATGCGGTGATGCCGGGCACGCTGGCGGCGTAA
- a CDS encoding DNA polymerase III subunit alpha, whose product MPGFTHLHTVSGFSLRYGASHPERLAERASERGMDALALTDRDSLAGTVRFAKACAKAGVRPLFGADLAVEAPAREARASARTAGAFARTAGASAPTGGAFARAAGEPVRGNGEPVRGERRRAPVRGGAFIDESTPRVTFLARDGAAGWADLCRIVTAAHAGGGPDSGPGRQPLLLRPDNHAEGLTVLLGPVSDVGRALAAGRPDRAAKLLAPWREIYGDALRLEAVWHGREGTGPGSLRLAARTVGFAAEQRVRPVLSNAVRYADPGLGPVADVLDAARRLVPVDPRRELDSGEAWLKDEAAMLGAAERIVEAAGYRRDTAYRLLEQTQATAAECLVDPEDDLGIGTVHFPEPHLVGAGRRTAQRVLASRAAAGMVLRGYERRRDYWERMHRELDIIAHHDFASYFLTVAQVVDDVRKMGIRVAARGSGAGSLVNHLLGIAHADPVEHGLLMERFLSKRRSVLPDIDIDVESARRLEVYRAIIDRFGTERVATVSMPETYRVRHAVRDVGAALSMDPADIDRIAKSFPHIRARDARAAMDELPELRELAREVQRDGAKYGRLWELVESLDALPRGIAMHPCGVLLSDASLLARTPVVPTSGEGFPMSQFDKEDVEDLGLLKLDVLGVRMQSAMAHAVAEVQRATGDRPDIDAVAPGDPATYRLIQSAETLGCFQIESPGQRDLVGRLQPATFHDLVVDISLFRPGPVAADMVRPFIEARHGRTPIRYPHPDLEGPLKETYGVVVFHEQIIDIVDIMTGCGRDEADRVRRGLSDPEAQGRIRFWFAQNAAAKGYDAETIARTWEIVEAFGSYGFCKAHAVAFAVPTYQSAWLKAHHPAAFYAGLLTHDPGMYPKRLLLADARRRGVPILSLDVNRSAVAHRIELVSESAGSAGRWGVRLALSDVHGISEAEAARIADGQPYASLLDFWERARPSRPLAQRLAQVGALDAFGANRRDLQLHLTELHRGSRGAGGGQLPLSGGRKTASAGLPDLSSAERLSAELGVLSMDASRNLMDDHREFLGELGVVTARRLREARHGETVLVAGAKAATQTPPIRSGKRVIFTTLDDGTGLVDLAFFDDSHDACAHTVFHSWLLLVRGVVQRRGPRSLSVVGAAAWNLAELVELRAEGGLDVVAARLAEPVPGPLPEGEGTKESRKIRMPTGYEMHPWADLRPAGEGPAGGKKLWHQSPGSAG is encoded by the coding sequence GTGCCGGGGTTCACGCATCTGCACACCGTCTCCGGGTTCTCCCTGCGGTACGGGGCCTCGCACCCGGAGCGGCTGGCCGAGCGTGCCTCGGAGCGGGGCATGGACGCCCTCGCGCTCACCGACCGGGACAGCCTCGCGGGCACGGTCCGGTTCGCCAAGGCCTGCGCGAAAGCGGGTGTCCGTCCACTGTTCGGGGCGGACCTCGCGGTTGAGGCTCCCGCCCGAGAGGCGAGGGCTTCCGCCCGGACGGCGGGGGCCTTCGCCCGGACGGCCGGGGCCTCCGCGCCGACGGGCGGGGCTTTTGCCCGAGCGGCGGGGGAGCCCGTACGAGGGAACGGGGAGCCCGTACGAGGGGAGCGGCGCCGCGCCCCGGTCCGTGGCGGTGCCTTCATCGACGAGTCGACTCCTCGGGTGACCTTCCTCGCCCGGGACGGCGCGGCCGGCTGGGCCGACCTCTGCAGAATCGTCACGGCGGCGCATGCGGGCGGCGGTCCCGACAGCGGCCCGGGGCGGCAGCCCCTGCTGCTCCGGCCGGACAACCACGCCGAGGGACTGACCGTACTGCTCGGACCCGTCTCCGACGTCGGCCGCGCACTAGCCGCGGGGCGCCCCGACCGCGCCGCGAAGCTGCTCGCGCCCTGGCGGGAGATCTACGGCGACGCCCTGCGCCTCGAAGCCGTCTGGCACGGCCGCGAGGGCACCGGGCCCGGGTCCCTGCGGCTCGCCGCCCGCACCGTCGGCTTCGCCGCCGAACAGCGGGTGCGCCCGGTGCTCAGCAACGCCGTCCGGTACGCCGACCCGGGCCTCGGCCCGGTCGCCGACGTCCTGGACGCCGCCCGCCGCCTCGTCCCCGTCGACCCCCGGCGCGAGCTGGACTCCGGCGAGGCCTGGCTCAAGGACGAGGCCGCCATGCTGGGCGCCGCCGAACGGATCGTCGAGGCCGCGGGCTACCGCCGTGACACCGCGTACCGCCTGCTCGAACAGACCCAGGCCACCGCCGCCGAGTGCCTCGTCGACCCCGAGGACGACCTCGGCATCGGCACCGTCCACTTCCCCGAGCCGCATCTCGTCGGTGCGGGCCGGCGCACCGCCCAGCGCGTCCTGGCCTCCCGGGCGGCGGCGGGCATGGTGCTGCGCGGCTACGAACGCAGGCGGGACTACTGGGAACGCATGCACCGCGAGCTGGACATCATCGCCCACCACGACTTCGCCTCCTACTTTCTGACGGTCGCCCAGGTCGTGGACGACGTACGGAAGATGGGCATCCGGGTCGCCGCGCGCGGCTCCGGCGCGGGCTCCCTCGTCAACCACCTCCTCGGTATCGCGCACGCCGACCCGGTCGAGCACGGGCTGCTGATGGAGCGCTTCCTGTCCAAGCGTCGCTCGGTGCTGCCCGACATCGACATCGACGTGGAGTCCGCGCGCAGGCTGGAGGTCTACCGCGCGATCATCGACCGGTTCGGCACCGAGCGGGTCGCGACCGTCTCGATGCCCGAGACCTACCGGGTCCGGCACGCCGTCCGCGATGTGGGCGCCGCGCTCTCCATGGACCCGGCCGACATCGACCGGATCGCCAAGTCCTTCCCGCACATCCGCGCCCGCGACGCCCGCGCGGCGATGGACGAGCTGCCCGAACTGCGGGAGCTGGCGAGGGAGGTTCAGCGGGACGGGGCGAAGTACGGACGGCTGTGGGAGCTGGTCGAGTCCCTCGACGCCCTCCCGCGCGGCATCGCCATGCACCCGTGCGGGGTGCTCCTCTCCGACGCCTCCCTGCTCGCCCGTACGCCGGTCGTGCCGACCAGCGGTGAGGGCTTCCCCATGTCGCAGTTCGACAAGGAGGACGTCGAGGACCTCGGGCTGCTCAAGCTCGATGTGCTGGGCGTGCGGATGCAGTCCGCGATGGCGCACGCGGTGGCCGAGGTGCAGCGGGCCACGGGGGACCGGCCGGACATCGACGCGGTGGCGCCGGGCGACCCGGCGACGTATCGGCTCATCCAGTCCGCCGAGACGCTGGGCTGCTTCCAGATCGAGTCGCCCGGCCAGCGCGACCTGGTCGGGCGGCTGCAGCCCGCGACCTTCCACGACCTCGTCGTCGACATCTCGCTCTTCCGGCCGGGACCGGTCGCAGCCGACATGGTGCGGCCGTTCATCGAGGCGCGGCACGGGCGGACGCCGATCCGCTATCCGCACCCGGACCTGGAGGGACCGCTGAAGGAGACGTACGGCGTCGTGGTCTTCCACGAGCAGATCATCGACATCGTCGACATCATGACCGGCTGCGGACGCGACGAGGCGGACCGGGTGCGGCGCGGGCTGTCCGACCCCGAGGCGCAGGGGCGGATCCGGTTCTGGTTCGCACAGAACGCGGCGGCCAAGGGGTACGACGCCGAGACCATCGCGCGGACCTGGGAGATCGTCGAGGCCTTCGGGTCGTACGGCTTCTGCAAGGCGCACGCGGTCGCCTTCGCCGTCCCGACGTACCAGTCGGCGTGGCTGAAGGCCCATCACCCGGCCGCTTTCTACGCCGGGTTGCTCACGCACGACCCCGGGATGTATCCGAAGCGGCTGCTGCTGGCGGACGCGCGGCGGCGGGGGGTGCCGATCCTTTCGTTGGACGTGAACCGGTCGGCGGTCGCCCACCGTATCGAACTGGTGTCTGAATCTGCTGGCTCTGCCGGCCGCTGGGGTGTCCGCCTCGCCCTCTCCGACGTGCACGGCATCAGCGAGGCCGAGGCGGCGCGGATCGCGGACGGACAGCCGTACGCCTCCCTGCTCGACTTCTGGGAGCGGGCCCGGCCGAGCAGGCCGCTCGCACAGCGGCTCGCGCAGGTCGGCGCGCTGGACGCGTTCGGCGCCAACCGACGTGATCTGCAACTGCACCTGACCGAGCTGCACCGGGGTTCCCGGGGCGCGGGCGGCGGCCAACTCCCCCTGTCCGGCGGGCGGAAGACCGCCTCCGCCGGGCTGCCCGACCTCTCCTCGGCGGAGCGGCTCAGCGCCGAACTGGGCGTGTTGTCGATGGACGCCTCGCGCAATCTGATGGACGACCACCGGGAGTTCCTGGGGGAGCTGGGCGTGGTGACGGCACGTCGGCTGCGGGAGGCGCGACACGGAGAGACGGTCCTGGTCGCGGGCGCCAAGGCGGCCACCCAGACCCCGCCGATCCGCTCCGGCAAACGCGTCATCTTCACCACCCTGGACGACGGCACCGGCCTGGTCGACCTCGCCTTCTTCGACGACTCGCACGACGCCTGCGCCCACACCGTCTTCCACTCCTGGCTGCTGCTGGTGCGCGGAGTGGTGCAGCGCCGGGGCCCGCGCAGCCTCAGCGTGGTGGGCGCGGCGGCCTGGAATCTCGCCGAACTGGTCGAGCTGCGCGCCGAGGGCGGCCTCGACGTGGTGGCGGCGCGGCTGGCGGAGCCCGTGCCGGGGCCCCTGCCGGAGGGGGAGGGCACGAAGGAGAGCCGGAAGATCCGGATGCCCACGGGGTACGAGATGCACCCCTGGGCCGATCTGCGTCCCGCGGGCGAAGGGCCCGCGGGAGGAAAGAAGTTGTGGCACCAGAGTCCGGGGAGTGCGGGATGA
- a CDS encoding S1 family peptidase translates to MKHRRISGRRAAVAGASVAALVAAGVTFQTANASETQKSATPRPLSITAAGKLASTLGKDLGPDAAGTYYDAKAGHLVVNVLDQAAARVVEAAGAQARIVENSLAELTSARTTLKEDATIPGTSWATDPGTNKVVVTADRTVGGATLARLTKVVDGLGAKAELQRTKGEFKPFIAGGDAITGSGGRCSLGFNVVKGGQPYFITAGHCTREISTWSDSSGKEIGTNEQSSFPGNDFGLVKYTSTVDHPSEVDLYNGSAQPITQAGAATVGQSVTRSGSTTQVHSGTVTGLDATVNYGNGDIVDGLIQTDVCAEPGDSGGSLFSGSTAIGLTSGGSGDCTSGGETFFQPVTEALSAFGAQIG, encoded by the coding sequence GTGAAGCACCGACGTATATCCGGGCGGCGCGCAGCCGTGGCAGGCGCGAGTGTCGCCGCCCTGGTCGCCGCGGGAGTCACCTTCCAGACTGCGAACGCGAGCGAGACGCAGAAGAGCGCGACGCCCCGGCCGCTCTCGATCACGGCGGCCGGAAAGCTCGCCTCGACGCTCGGCAAGGACCTGGGTCCCGACGCGGCGGGAACGTATTACGACGCGAAGGCCGGGCACCTCGTCGTCAATGTGCTCGACCAGGCCGCGGCGCGCGTCGTCGAGGCGGCCGGCGCCCAGGCCAGAATCGTCGAGAACTCCCTCGCCGAACTGACGAGCGCCCGTACCACCCTCAAGGAGGACGCGACCATCCCCGGCACGTCCTGGGCGACCGACCCGGGGACCAACAAGGTCGTCGTCACCGCCGACCGCACGGTCGGGGGCGCGACCCTCGCCCGGCTGACCAAGGTCGTCGACGGTCTCGGCGCCAAGGCCGAACTCCAGCGCACGAAGGGGGAGTTCAAGCCCTTCATCGCGGGCGGCGACGCGATCACCGGCTCCGGCGGGCGCTGCTCGCTCGGCTTCAACGTGGTCAAGGGCGGCCAGCCGTACTTCATCACCGCCGGGCACTGCACCCGGGAGATCTCCACCTGGTCGGACTCCAGTGGCAAGGAGATCGGCACGAACGAGCAGTCCAGCTTCCCCGGCAACGACTTCGGTCTGGTCAAGTACACCTCGACGGTCGACCACCCGAGCGAGGTCGATCTCTACAACGGCTCAGCGCAGCCCATCACCCAGGCGGGTGCGGCGACCGTCGGGCAGTCGGTGACGCGCAGCGGTTCGACGACCCAGGTGCACAGCGGCACGGTCACCGGCCTGGACGCCACCGTGAACTACGGCAACGGTGACATCGTCGACGGACTCATCCAGACCGACGTCTGCGCCGAGCCCGGTGACAGCGGCGGCTCGCTCTTCTCGGGCTCCACGGCCATCGGCCTCACCTCGGGCGGCAGCGGCGACTGCACCTCGGGCGGCGAGACCTTCTTCCAGCCGGTCACCGAGGCGCTGTCGGCCTTCGGCGCCCAGATCGGCTGA
- a CDS encoding slipin family protein, with the protein MVEELVAAGVSVVSVGIVYAMAGARVVKQYERGVVLRLGRLRSEVRGPGFTMVVPFVDKLRKVNMQIVTMPVPAQEGITRDNVTVRVDAVVYFKVVDAADAVIQVEDYQFAVSQMAQTSLRSIIGKSDLDDLLSNREKLNQGLELMIDSPAMGWGVQIDRVEIKDVSLPETMKRSMARQAEADRERRARVINADAELQASKKLAEAAGVMSEQPAALQLRLLQTVVAVAAEKNSTLVLPFPVELLRFLERAQQPAAPAPEQARPSTERPVRESVEQSVRESVEQPVEQSVQEQPSSLAPPLGSDSEESKIRQD; encoded by the coding sequence ATGGTCGAGGAACTGGTGGCGGCGGGAGTCTCCGTCGTATCCGTGGGGATCGTCTACGCGATGGCCGGGGCCCGTGTCGTCAAACAGTACGAACGCGGTGTGGTGTTGCGCCTCGGCCGGTTGCGCTCGGAGGTGCGCGGGCCCGGGTTCACCATGGTGGTGCCCTTCGTCGACAAGCTGCGCAAGGTCAACATGCAGATCGTGACGATGCCCGTCCCGGCGCAGGAGGGCATCACGCGGGACAACGTCACGGTCCGGGTCGACGCGGTCGTCTACTTCAAGGTGGTCGACGCGGCCGACGCGGTCATCCAGGTCGAGGACTACCAGTTCGCGGTCTCGCAGATGGCGCAGACCTCGCTGCGCTCGATCATCGGCAAGAGCGACCTGGACGATCTGCTCTCCAACCGGGAGAAGCTCAACCAGGGCCTGGAGCTGATGATCGACAGTCCGGCCATGGGCTGGGGCGTGCAGATCGACCGGGTCGAGATCAAGGACGTGTCGCTGCCGGAGACGATGAAACGGTCGATGGCCCGGCAGGCCGAGGCCGACCGGGAACGGCGCGCGCGGGTCATCAACGCGGACGCCGAGTTGCAGGCGTCGAAGAAGCTGGCGGAGGCCGCCGGGGTGATGTCCGAACAGCCCGCCGCGCTCCAACTGAGGTTGCTGCAGACCGTGGTGGCGGTCGCCGCGGAGAAGAACTCCACCCTGGTGCTCCCCTTCCCGGTGGAACTGCTGCGGTTCCTGGAACGGGCGCAGCAGCCGGCCGCCCCGGCGCCCGAGCAGGCGCGGCCGTCGACCGAGCGGCCGGTGCGGGAATCGGTGGAGCAATCGGTGCGGGAATCGGTGGAGCAACCGGTCGAGCAATCGGTGCAGGAGCAACCGTCTTCCCTCGCGCCCCCGTTGGGATCGGACTCTGAAGAGTCGAAAATCAGACAGGACTAG
- a CDS encoding S1 family peptidase has translation MRIKRTTPRSGIARRTRLIAVTTGLLAAAAFSVPTANASDVHTFSATQLSTVNKSVLKSDIAGTAWAVDAKTNRVVVTVDSTVSKAEIAKIKKDAGGNAAALTIKHTPGKFKKLITGGDAIYGGGYRCSLGFNVHSGSTYYFLTAGHCGEVASTWYSNSGQSTTLGTNVSYSFPTNDFALVRYTSSVAHPSSVGSQTISSAATPSVGTTVYRRGSTTGTHSGRVTALNATVNYGSGDVVYQMIQTTVCAEGGDSGGPLYAGTVAYGLTSGGSGNCTSGGTTFFQPVTEALSYYGVSVG, from the coding sequence GTGAGGATCAAGCGCACCACCCCCCGCAGCGGTATAGCGAGACGGACCCGGCTGATCGCCGTGACCACCGGACTCCTGGCCGCCGCAGCGTTCTCCGTCCCCACCGCGAACGCATCCGACGTCCATACGTTCAGCGCCACTCAGCTGAGCACGGTGAACAAGTCGGTACTCAAGTCCGACATCGCGGGAACCGCCTGGGCGGTCGACGCCAAGACGAACCGCGTCGTCGTCACCGTCGACAGCACGGTCTCCAAGGCCGAGATCGCGAAGATCAAGAAGGACGCGGGCGGCAACGCCGCGGCCCTCACGATCAAGCACACCCCGGGCAAGTTCAAGAAGCTGATCACCGGCGGCGACGCCATCTACGGCGGTGGCTACCGTTGTTCGCTCGGCTTCAACGTGCACAGCGGGAGCACCTACTACTTCCTGACCGCCGGCCACTGCGGTGAGGTCGCCTCCACCTGGTACTCCAACTCGGGCCAGTCCACCACGCTGGGTACGAACGTCAGCTACAGCTTCCCGACCAACGACTTCGCGCTGGTGCGATACACCTCGTCGGTCGCCCACCCCAGCTCGGTCGGCAGCCAGACCATCAGCAGCGCCGCCACGCCCAGCGTGGGCACGACCGTCTACCGTCGCGGCTCGACCACCGGCACGCACAGCGGCCGGGTCACCGCGCTGAACGCCACGGTCAACTACGGCAGCGGCGACGTGGTCTACCAGATGATCCAGACCACCGTGTGCGCCGAGGGTGGCGACAGCGGCGGTCCGCTCTACGCGGGTACCGTCGCCTACGGTCTGACCTCCGGTGGCAGTGGCAACTGCACCTCCGGCGGTACGACCTTCTTCCAGCCGGTCACCGAGGCGCTGAGCTACTACGGCGTGAGCGTCGGCTGA
- a CDS encoding DUF1684 domain-containing protein, with protein sequence MTKDASEDWERWHERRVETVSASYGPLALTGTHWLEDYPDGRLPDIPGLWTDQEDGVLLTAAPEDGLSLDGKPFTGEVRIDADAGSAAESRVGLGERRFVVLVREGIWGVRDFDPASEARAAFKGVEATPYDPRWSVPGHFTPYGESRTVHVENADGVARGLGLGGILAFTLDGEDLTLQVSVESDGSLWAVFADTTSGDSSYRFRFLRPAAPDAEGRTTVDFNRAVLPPCAFADHFLCPFPPPGNTLGVAVPAGERTLL encoded by the coding sequence ATGACGAAAGACGCATCCGAGGACTGGGAGCGGTGGCACGAGCGCCGCGTCGAGACGGTGTCCGCCTCCTACGGCCCGTTGGCGCTCACCGGCACGCACTGGCTGGAGGACTATCCGGACGGGCGACTTCCGGACATCCCCGGGCTGTGGACCGACCAGGAGGACGGGGTCCTGCTGACGGCCGCCCCCGAGGACGGTCTGAGCCTGGACGGAAAGCCCTTCACCGGTGAGGTCCGGATCGACGCCGACGCCGGGTCGGCGGCCGAGTCCCGGGTCGGGCTCGGCGAGCGCCGGTTCGTCGTCCTGGTGCGCGAAGGGATCTGGGGCGTACGCGACTTCGACCCCGCCTCCGAAGCGCGCGCGGCCTTCAAGGGGGTCGAGGCGACGCCGTACGACCCGCGCTGGTCGGTGCCGGGGCACTTCACGCCGTACGGCGAGAGCCGGACCGTCCATGTGGAGAACGCGGACGGAGTCGCCCGCGGTCTGGGGCTCGGCGGCATCCTCGCCTTCACCCTGGACGGCGAGGACCTCACGCTCCAGGTGTCGGTGGAGAGCGACGGTTCGCTGTGGGCCGTGTTCGCCGACACCACCAGCGGGGACAGCAGCTACCGCTTCCGGTTCCTGCGCCCCGCGGCACCCGACGCCGAGGGGCGTACGACAGTGGACTTCAACCGGGCCGTGCTTCCGCCGTGCGCGTTCGCCGACCACTTCCTCTGCCCCTTCCCGCCGCCCGGGAACACCCTGGGCGTGGCCGTCCCGGCGGGGGAGCGCACGCTGCTCTGA